The nucleotide sequence CAAGGAGGTGGTGGAAATCTAGCTTTTATTCTTAAAGTGCGTGTTCAAAAAGGAGGATGTAAAGGACCAAGAAGTTCGAGGCAGCGCAGCTTTGATGAGCGGACTTGCATAGGATGTGCTGACTTCTCTAGTTGTGCACAAATGTTTTCGGTGGGGCGAGTAACCGCAGTCCCAGGACATGCACGACTTTAGCAGAAGATCCCTATTCCTTTTAGATACGTGAGCAAGGCCACTTCTGCGAAGTAACTTCCTTGCTGCCTTGCACCGAGGAATTTTACTTCCTTGTAATTCTAGAAGACGCAGGTGCACTGTTTTTTGAAAAGCAAGCTAACGAAGAAAATCGCCGTGTCCTTTTTACCGGACTTTTTGAACAACCTCTTAAAAGGAAAAACACTGATTTTTATTATTTACAAGGGGGAGAAAGAATTGAAGAAACAATCACTATGGTCCTTTTTAGGGATCCTCATTGTATCACTTTTTCTCATTACAGCGTGTAGTGAGGATAGCTCTAGCAGTTCATCAGATGGCGGAAATACAGATTCTGCGGATAGTGGAGATAAGAACACGTTAGTATTTGGACGTGGAGCAGATTCTGTTCAGCTTGACCCATCCAAAGTAACAGACGGGGAATCCTTATATGTAACAAATCAAATCTACGACACGCTCGTTCGTTATAAGGAAAAAAGTACAGAAGTCCGCCCTGCTCTTGCTACAGAGTGGAAAGTAAGCGAGGACGGAAAAACCTGGACATTCCAGCTTCGTGAGGGCGTTACGTTCCACGACGGAACCGATTTTAACGCTGAGGATGTTGTCTTTAACTTCGAACGTTGGGCAACAGGCGGTGAGTACGCCTACTATGGCTACATGTTTGGTGCAACCGAAGATAACCCTGCAGGAATCATTGAAAAGGTGGAAGCAACTGGTGACTATGAAGTAACCTTTACGCTTTCCCAACCAAACGCCCCGTTCATTTATACATTAGCAATGCCGCCATTTGGCATCGCCAGTCCAGAAGCAATCGAAAAGCATGGAGAAGACTACTTTAAGAACCCAGTTGGAACAGGACCATTCGTATTTGAAGAATGGGTAAAAGATGATAGCATCACCCTTTCCCAAAATCCAGACTACTATGGCGAGAAAGCAAAAGTAGATGAAGTTATTTTCCGCGTTATCCCAGATAACGCTGCTCGATTCATGGAATTACAATCCGGTTCTATCGATGTGATGAACGGATTAAATCCACAAGATATTGAACAAGTAGAAGGCTCAGAAGATCTACAAATCATCCGCCGTCCTTCCATGAATGTCAGTTATATGGCGATGAATATGGAAAAAGGACCTTTGAAGGAAAAGAAAGTTCGCCAAGCTATTAACCTAGCCATTGATAAGAAAAAACTTATTACCCTATACGAAGGCATAGGAAAACCAGCGAAAAATCCACTTCCACCGTCTGTTTGGGGTTACAACGACGAAATTGAGGACTACGGCTATGATGTAGAAAAAGCCAAAACTCTTTTAGCTGAGGCTGGATTTCCAGATGGATTTGACATTACCTTGGATATCATGGCGAACCCAAGACCGTATATGCCACAACCAAAAATGACGGCACAAGTTATTCAGCAAATGTTAAAAGAAGTAGGCATC is from Radiobacillus kanasensis and encodes:
- a CDS encoding ABC transporter substrate-binding protein; amino-acid sequence: MKKQSLWSFLGILIVSLFLITACSEDSSSSSSDGGNTDSADSGDKNTLVFGRGADSVQLDPSKVTDGESLYVTNQIYDTLVRYKEKSTEVRPALATEWKVSEDGKTWTFQLREGVTFHDGTDFNAEDVVFNFERWATGGEYAYYGYMFGATEDNPAGIIEKVEATGDYEVTFTLSQPNAPFIYTLAMPPFGIASPEAIEKHGEDYFKNPVGTGPFVFEEWVKDDSITLSQNPDYYGEKAKVDEVIFRVIPDNAARFMELQSGSIDVMNGLNPQDIEQVEGSEDLQIIRRPSMNVSYMAMNMEKGPLKEKKVRQAINLAIDKKKLITLYEGIGKPAKNPLPPSVWGYNDEIEDYGYDVEKAKTLLAEAGFPDGFDITLDIMANPRPYMPQPKMTAQVIQQMLKEVGINVKITENDWDTHLSKTENGEHEMALMGWIGDNGDPDNFLYVLLDKDNAKKGSAGNYAFYKSDELHDILIEAQTTMDKEKRTELYMQAQEIIHEDAPWVPIAHTTPPLAANKNVTGYQPHPTGSEPFNFLDIK